In Bradyrhizobium manausense, the sequence GCCCGATTAGGCGCTCGCGCCCTTGGCGGCAACCAGTTCGTCGATGCGCGCACACAGGTTCTTCAGCACGAAATACTGCTCGGTGGTCGCCTTGCCGTCGTTGACTTCCTGGGTCCACTTTTCCAGCGGCAGCTTGATGCCGAACTGCTTGTCGATTGCGAACGCGATGTCCAGGAAATCGAGGCTGTCGATGCCGAGGTCATCGATGGCATGGCTATCCGGCGTGATCGTGTCGCGCGGAATGTCGCAGGTTTCAGCGATGATCGTAGCGACCTGATCGAATGTGGATGACATCACTAAGCCTTTGATATATTGCGAGTATTTGTCGGGTA encodes:
- a CDS encoding acyl carrier protein, producing MSSTFDQVATIIAETCDIPRDTITPDSHAIDDLGIDSLDFLDIAFAIDKQFGIKLPLEKWTQEVNDGKATTEQYFVLKNLCARIDELVAAKGASA